The genome window GCCCCAGTCGTAGACGTCGAAGGACTCCGCGGTGCCCGCGACCGTCCCGCCCGCGGTCACCTTGCCCGCCGTCGCGGGCGCCGTCAGGTACCGGCCCGTGGCGAGGTCCTTCAGCGCGATCCGGTCGACGCCTTCGGACGAGGCGACCGGGGCGCCGGGCCGCTCGGCGATGCCCTGCTTCGGCGTCACGCGGTACGGCATCGCGCCGCTGTACCAGTCTTCGTACAGCGTGTCCGACAGCGGGCCGACGACCGCGACCTGGCCGGCGTCGCTCAGCGGCAGCGCGGTGCCGGTGTTGCGCAGCAGGACGACCTGTTCGCCGGCGGCCTTGCGCGCGAGCGCCTGGTGTGACGGCGAGTTGATCACCGCGGGGGTGATCTTCGCGTACGGGTTGCGGCCCGGCGGGTCGAACTCGCCGAGGCGGAACCGCAGCGAAAGCAGGTGGCGGTCGGCCTTCTCGACGTCGGCCATGGTCAGCAGCCCGCGGTCCAGCGCTTCGTCGACCGCGGCGACGGTGATCGAGCCGTTGGTGTCGTTGTCGGTGAAGCTGTCGAGACCCGCCTTGAGCGCAGCCGCGGCCGCTTCGGCCTTGGTGGGGTAGTACTTCTCGGAGTTGACCAGGTTGGACGGTGCGCCGGCGTCGCTGACGACGGCGATGTCCTGGGGCGCCCACTTCCGCAGTACGCCGCCGAGGTCCGGGCTGACCGTGTTCGGGCGCCCGTTGACCAGGTTGTACGACGGCATGACGGCGTTGGCCGCCCCGGCGGCCAGGGGGATCTTGAACGCCTGCTCGTCGTAGTCGTGCCGGATCTTCGGCGGCACCGAAGAATTGCTGGTGTCGCGGCTGACCTCGTTGTTGTAGGCCAGGTAGTGCTTCAACGTCGGGGCGGCCTGCAGGTAGCGCGGGTCGTCACCCTGGATGCCGCGGCCGTACGCGGTCGCGAGCTCGCCGGTCAGGTGCGGGTCTTCGGAGTAGCCCTCTTCGTTGCGACCCCAGCGCGGGTCGCGCAGCAGGTTGACCACCGGCGCCCACAGGTTGAGGCCCCACAGCGTCGGGTTGCGCGCGTTGAAGCCGCGCGCCTCCTGCCCGACCGCCGAGCCGACCTGCTCGACCAGCGCCGGGTCCCACGTCGAAGCGAGGCCGATCGCCTGCGGGAACACGGTCCCGTCCGCTTTGACGACCGCGCCGTTGTCGTCGTAGTCCGTCGACCACGCCACGCCGTGCAGGGCTTCGGTGCCGGTCTTGAACACGCCGATGCCGAGCCGCGGGATCGCGGGCTGGTACTGGTGCAGCAGCGAGATCTTCTCGTCCGCGGTCAGCCGGGACAGCAGGTCGCCGATCCGCGCGGCCACCGGCAGCGCCGGGTCGCGGAACGGGAGCGGGGGTGCCGCGAGCGCCGGCGACGGGGCCAGCAGGAGGGTCGCGGTCACCACCGGGACGAGGGCGCGGCGGAACGGGGACGGGCGCACGGACGGCCTCCGGTTTCGTCGAATCGATTCGACGGCGCGGCGCGGAACATTCGCGTCGAGGGTGGGGATGCGGACGACTATTACAGCCGGGCCAACGGGAGGTCAAGAGTTGCTGGGTGCGCTCCCAGCGTCGCCTTGTGACCGGGCGGAACTGCGCTCTGAGCTGGGGGAAGAACCGTCATCAGCGGCGTTCGACAATTTCGACGAACACCGCCGCCGTCGAATGGGAATCGAATTGCCGGGAATCGCGAATCACGCTTGTGTTTCCGCCGGGTGTCACTTACCTTCATGCCATCGTCGATGCGCTTCGACAATGATCTCCCGCCCCGTCCCCAGGAGGCCGCCCGTGGTCACGATCAACGACGTCGCCTCCGCGGCCGGGGTGGCCCCCAGCACGGTGTCGTACGTGATCAGCGGCAAGCGCTCGATCTCGCCGAAGACCCGGCGGCTGGTCGAGGACAGCATCCGCAAGCTCGGCTACCACCCGCACGCCGGGGCGCGGGCGCTCGCCAGCAGCAAGACGAACGTACTCGCGCTGGTCGTCCCGCTGCGCACCGACCTCAACGTCGCCGTGGTGATGGAGTTCGTCGCCTCGGCGGTCACCGCGGCCCGCGCGCACGACCACGACCTGCTGCTGCTCACCAAGGACGAGGGTCCCGCCGCGCTGCAGCGGGTGGCGTCCTCGGCGATCGCCGACGCGCTGATGGTGATGGACGTCGAAGCCGCCGACCCGCGGGTGCCGATGCTGCTCGCGCTCGACCTGCCGGTGGTGCTCATCGGCGTGCCCGACCACCCGGCCGGGCTGAGCTGCGTCGACCTCGACTTCACCGCCGCCGCCTCGGCGTGCGTCGCGCACCTGGCCGACCTCGGGCACCGCTCGATCGGGCTGATCGGCCCCTCCCCCGCCGTCTACCGGCGCGGGACCAGCTACGCGACCCGGTTCCTGCGCGGGTTCGACGACGCGGCGAAGACGCGTGACGTGCGGGCGGCGAACCGGCCGTGCGCCCACTCCTACGAAGCGGTGAGCGCCTGCCTGGACGACCTGCTCACCGCCGACCCGGACCTGACCGGCCTGGTCGTGCACAACGAAGCCGTCCTGCCCGGCCTGCTGGCGGACCTGCGCCACCGCGGCCTGCGCGTGCCCGAGGACATCTCGGTCATCGCCGTCTGCCCGGACAGCATGGCCGAGCAGCACGCCGTCGCGCTGACCAACGTCGCCATCCCGGCCGAGGAGGTCGGCACCCAGGCGGTCGAGATGACCATGCGCCGGCTCGCCGGCCACGCCACCCCGGAGGTCCGGCTGCTCGGGCCTCGCCTCACCCGGCGCGAAAGCACCGCCGCGCCCCGCGTCTGACCGGTTCTGCTCCACCGAAGGAGAATCGCCATGTCGTCAGTCCGTCGCGCCCTCATGCTGACCGCCGGTGCCCTGCTCCTGGCCGCGTGCAGCCCGAGCGCCCCGGCCGGCAGTCCGGCCGGGGCCCAGCCCGCCGGCTCGATCACCGAACTCGACTACTACGCCGACGAGCAGGGATCGGCGGCGTGGCAGAAGATCCTCGACACGTGCGCGGCCCAGACCGGGGTCAAGATCGAACGGCAGAAGGTGCCGACCAGCCAGATGCTGCCGAAGGTCCTGCAGGGCGCGAGCTCGAAGACGCTGCCGGACCTGCTGTTCACCGACAACCCGACGCTGCAGCAGGTCGCCGCGACCGGCGCGCTGACGCCGCTGAGCGACTACGGCATCACGACCGACGGCTACTACGAGAGCATCGTCAAGGCCGGGACCTACCAGGGCAAGGTGTACGGCGTGGCCCCCGGCGTCAACGGGCTGGCGCTGATCTACAACAAGGACCTGCTCGCCGCCGCGGGCGTCCAGCCGCCGAAGACCTGGGACGAGCTCAAGGCCGCCGCGGCCAAGCTGACCAAGGACGGCAAGTACGGGCTCGCCTTCTCCGCCATCCCGTCCGAAGAGGGCACCTGGCAGTTCCTGCCGTTCTTCTGGAGCAACGGCGCCGAACTGTCCCAAGTGGACTCGGAGCCGGCGGTGAAAGCGCTTCAGTACGTCACCGACCTGGTGAACTCCGGGTCGGCGTCGAAGTCCGTGGTGACGTGGAACCAGAACGACGTCGCCGACCAGTTCGTCGCGGGCAACGCGGCGATGATGGTCAACGGGTCGTGGAACCTCGCCCGGCTCGATGAACAGCAGGCGCTGCACTACGGCGTCGTGCCGATCCCGGTGCCGGAGGCGGGCGCCAAGCCGGTGGTCGCCCTCGGCGGCGAGGTCGGCGCCGTCCCGGTCACGAGCGGGCCCACCCAGCAGGCCGCGGGCAAGGTGCTCTCCTGCGTCCTCTCGGAGCCGACCATGCTCGAGTGGAGCAAGGCGCACGCGTACATCCCGTCGAAGACGGCCACCGCGGCCAAGTTCGGCGCGGAGCAGCCCGCCATGCAGGCGTTCGTCGACGAGGTCGGCACCGCCCGCTCCCGCACCGCCGAACTCGGCGAGAAGTACCCGAAGGTCTCGCAGGCACTGGCCGACGCCCTCCAGGTGGCCCTCACCGGCAAGCTGCCCGCCGACCAGGCCCTCAAGGCCGCGCAACAGGCGAGCGGGTCGTGACCCTGGTCGCCCCGGCGGTCACGGCGTCCCCGCGCGCCGGCCGGAAACCCCGGCGGGAGAACCGGTTCGCCGCGTGGCTGTTCCTGCTCCCCGCGCTCGCCTACGTCGTCGTGTTCTTCGGCTACCCGCTGGCCGCGAACGTCGTGATGAGCACGCAGGACTACACGGTGAAGTCCTTCTACACCGGCGAAGCGCCGTTCGTCGGCCTCGCCAACTACGCGGCCGTGTTCGGCAACCCGCTGTTCTCGACGGCGGTGCTGAACACGGTCCTGTTCACCGCCGGGTCGCTGGTCTTCCAGTTCGGCATCGGCCTGGCGCTCGCGGTGTTCTTCAGCGGCCGTTTCCTCGGCAGCGCGCTGCTGCGGTCGCTGCTCTTGCTGCCGTGGCTGCTGCCCCTGGTGGTCAGCGGCGCGATCTGGCGGTGGATGTTCGACCAGGACCACGGCGTGCTCAACGCGGCGCTGCGGCTCGTGGGTTTCGACGCGGTGCCGTGGCTGAGCAGCACGGGCTGGGCGCTGCCGGCGGTGATCCTCACCAACATCTGGATCGGCATCCCGTTCAACCTGGTCATCCTGCACGGCGGCCTGCGCGCGATCCCCGCGTCGCTCTACGAAGCCGCGGCGCTGGACGGCGCGGGCGCGTGGCAGCGGTTCCGGCACCTGACCTGGCCGCTGCTGCGGCCGGTCACCGGGATCGTGCTCATGCTCGGGCTGGTCTACACGATCAAGGTGTTCGACGTGATCATGGTCGTCACCGGCGGCGGGCCGGCCAACGCGACCCAGACGCTCACGACGTGGTCCTACCGGCTGAGCTTCGGGGACTTCGCGTTCGGCCAGGGCGCCGCGGTCGGCAACGTCCTCATCCTGGTGGCGACGCTG of Amycolatopsis solani contains these proteins:
- a CDS encoding glycoside hydrolase family 3 protein, giving the protein MRPSPFRRALVPVVTATLLLAPSPALAAPPLPFRDPALPVAARIGDLLSRLTADEKISLLHQYQPAIPRLGIGVFKTGTEALHGVAWSTDYDDNGAVVKADGTVFPQAIGLASTWDPALVEQVGSAVGQEARGFNARNPTLWGLNLWAPVVNLLRDPRWGRNEEGYSEDPHLTGELATAYGRGIQGDDPRYLQAAPTLKHYLAYNNEVSRDTSNSSVPPKIRHDYDEQAFKIPLAAGAANAVMPSYNLVNGRPNTVSPDLGGVLRKWAPQDIAVVSDAGAPSNLVNSEKYYPTKAEAAAAALKAGLDSFTDNDTNGSITVAAVDEALDRGLLTMADVEKADRHLLSLRFRLGEFDPPGRNPYAKITPAVINSPSHQALARKAAGEQVVLLRNTGTALPLSDAGQVAVVGPLSDTLYEDWYSGAMPYRVTPKQGIAERPGAPVASSEGVDRIALKDLATGRYLTAPATAGKVTAGGTVAGTAESFDVYDWGAGKNTLRAAANGKFLSYSGGALVNDAAQPSGWFVPQQLKLDPQPDGSYVLEYAGNEVTEPWFGPNRFAVVGADGILTIAAPDAAHATKFGRDVLRSGISSAVEAARGADTAVVVVGSMPFINGREANDRTSTELAPAQRALIEAVAKVNPHTVVVVENSYPTTGWDTLSVPGIVWTSHAGQETGHAVADVLFGDVDPSGRLTQTWYASDAGLPSILDYDIAKTGMTYQYYRGKPLYPFGYGLSYTSFRYGPARASLAGSSVHVSVDVTNTGARAGTDVVQLYSKDSGAQRLRDFERVTLSPHQTRTVRFEVPVADLAAWDASRGRSVVAAGVREFSVGRNAVDLSPAQRVFVPGEQPRPRDLSRPTPAENFDDYSGTTLTDTAKTAGTSVAAVAGSWVVYRDAALNAPARFSASVSTVESSRVTVRLDSPTGRILGTAPVPSTGDRYAYTTVTAALAGVTGRHDVYLTFDGPVNLATFSLR
- a CDS encoding sugar ABC transporter substrate-binding protein — protein: MSSVRRALMLTAGALLLAACSPSAPAGSPAGAQPAGSITELDYYADEQGSAAWQKILDTCAAQTGVKIERQKVPTSQMLPKVLQGASSKTLPDLLFTDNPTLQQVAATGALTPLSDYGITTDGYYESIVKAGTYQGKVYGVAPGVNGLALIYNKDLLAAAGVQPPKTWDELKAAAAKLTKDGKYGLAFSAIPSEEGTWQFLPFFWSNGAELSQVDSEPAVKALQYVTDLVNSGSASKSVVTWNQNDVADQFVAGNAAMMVNGSWNLARLDEQQALHYGVVPIPVPEAGAKPVVALGGEVGAVPVTSGPTQQAAGKVLSCVLSEPTMLEWSKAHAYIPSKTATAAKFGAEQPAMQAFVDEVGTARSRTAELGEKYPKVSQALADALQVALTGKLPADQALKAAQQASGS
- a CDS encoding carbohydrate ABC transporter permease, with product MTLVAPAVTASPRAGRKPRRENRFAAWLFLLPALAYVVVFFGYPLAANVVMSTQDYTVKSFYTGEAPFVGLANYAAVFGNPLFSTAVLNTVLFTAGSLVFQFGIGLALAVFFSGRFLGSALLRSLLLLPWLLPLVVSGAIWRWMFDQDHGVLNAALRLVGFDAVPWLSSTGWALPAVILTNIWIGIPFNLVILHGGLRAIPASLYEAAALDGAGAWQRFRHLTWPLLRPVTGIVLMLGLVYTIKVFDVIMVVTGGGPANATQTLTTWSYRLSFGDFAFGQGAAVGNVLILVATLFGLLYLRSAKATLAEAAA
- a CDS encoding LacI family DNA-binding transcriptional regulator, with amino-acid sequence MVTINDVASAAGVAPSTVSYVISGKRSISPKTRRLVEDSIRKLGYHPHAGARALASSKTNVLALVVPLRTDLNVAVVMEFVASAVTAARAHDHDLLLLTKDEGPAALQRVASSAIADALMVMDVEAADPRVPMLLALDLPVVLIGVPDHPAGLSCVDLDFTAAASACVAHLADLGHRSIGLIGPSPAVYRRGTSYATRFLRGFDDAAKTRDVRAANRPCAHSYEAVSACLDDLLTADPDLTGLVVHNEAVLPGLLADLRHRGLRVPEDISVIAVCPDSMAEQHAVALTNVAIPAEEVGTQAVEMTMRRLAGHATPEVRLLGPRLTRRESTAAPRV